The Rubricoccus marinus nucleotide sequence GTCTACGGCGGGCTATGATGCTGCGGGGTTGGTGAGAAAAGCTGGGCGCCAGAGGCGGCTGTGTCTCCTGTAAATAGGGCGCCACGCTTCAACCTACGCCCCTAGACCGAACAGGTGCCCGATCCAGACCAGTTCGGCTCGATTTCGTCCGGTCTGCGCCAGAGGCCGGGGCCGCGTGCCCGCGCGGAGGCCTCTGGCGAGGGAGCGCGGTGCGAGGAAAGAGCCCCGCGTGAGGTCGTGGAAACGGCCGTGCGGCGTGTAGCTTGGCGCATGGACTTTACCGCATTCCCCCTCCGCATCGGCACCGTCACCGAGGCCGTTGCCGCCGCCGACGCGCTCCGCCTGACCATCGATTTGGGCGGGGACACCCGCCACGCCATCGCGCGGATCACCGAGCGCTACGGCCCCGACGATCTCATCGGCCGCCAGGTCGTCATCGTGCTAGACCCGCCCGGCGCGGCCTCTGGCGAGGTCATCGTCCTCGCGGCCGTGAGCGCGACCGAGGGCGCCGTGCTGCTCCGCCCCGACGCCCCCGTCCCCAACGGCACGGCCGTCGTGTGAGGTGCGTGCGCCGCATAGGAGCATGACTCGGTGCGGCCGCGCTTCCTGTACTCCATGTCTCCCACCGCCTCTCTCCATGCGACGCCTTCTCACTCTCGCCGTCCTTTTTGCCGCAGGTAGCGTCGCCTCTGGCGCCCACGCCCAGGTCGGCGTGGACTTCACGCTCGGTCCCGTGGTCTCGTGGCCGGGGGACGTGCAGGGCTTCACCTTCGACCCGGACGATCCCGAGATCGACCCGTCCCAGATGCAGACGTACGAGTTCAAGCCAACGGTGGGCTTCGAAGCCGGCCTGGGCCTGATCGTCATGCCGAAAAATGTGGGAGTGCGGCTCGGCGTGCATTACCTCAACACGTCAGCCGTGTTCGACGAGCAAGGTGGCTCCTTCGAGCGCGACGCCTTCGAGGCCAACTTTGTAACGCTGCAAGCGGACCTCCGCGTCGGCAAGCGCGTTGGCCCGGCGACGCTGTACGCGTTTGGCGGCCCCGAACTCCGCTTTCTGGTAGACCTCTCCGATGAGGACGTGACGTTCGCGAGCGTCCGCGAGACCTCCGAACTGCTCAGCACGGCCGCCAAGTTCGGCGCGGGCGTGACGCTCAACGTCTTCGGCACCAAGTTCGGTCCCAAGGTCAGCTACGCGCTCGGCCTCTCGGACGTGGAAAGCGGTGACGTGATTGTGGACAACGGCACGGACGAGATCGCGCTCCGCCTCCCCGACGGCTACGGGCTGGACACGCTCCTCTTCGGCATCGTCATCGGCGGCCGGTAGCCTCTGGCGGCGCGAGGGGCGCGGCGTAACGGCGCGAGGCGTCGGCCTACCTTGTGCGCCATCCTTCTGGCTTCGCCGTGATCCGTCTTCTCTTCGCGCTGCTCCTCGCCTCTGGCGCCAGAGGCGGGCTCGCGCAGCCGCTCCCCGACGCGTTCCCGGCGCTGCCCGGCTTTACGCAGCCCATCGACATTGTCGCCGCGCCAGAGGCGGGACGGCTTTGGGTGGCCGAGCGCGACGGCGAGATCTGGGCGTTCGACGAAGACCCGGCGTCGGCGTCGCTCAGTATGGTGGCCGATCTCCGCGGTCGGATCGGGCCTCTGGCGCAGGACGGCGGGCTGCAAAGCGTCGCGGTTCACCCCTCGGACGAGTGGCTGGCGGCCTACATGGTGCTCCGTTCGGGGGGCGCGTTCGAAAGCGCCGTGGTGCGGTACGCGATCCGCGCCGATGGGACGCTTGATCTAGCCTCGGAGCGCGAGATCCTGCGCGTGCCGCAGCCGACGGGGCTGCACAACGGTGGCAAGATCCTCTGGGGCCCTGACGGGATGCTCTACGTCCCGCTCGGCGACGGCGGGCTGGCCGAGGGACTGAGCGCGAACAGCCAGGACCGCACCACGCTTCTCGGCTCCGTTCTCCGCCTGGAGGTGCCTCTGGCGCCAGAGGCCGAGGGCTACACCGTTCCGGTCGACAACCCGTTCGTGGGCAACGCCGAAGGGTGGCGCGAGGAGATCTGGGCGTGGGGCCTGCGAAACCCGTGGCGCTCCAGCTTCGACGCCAGCGGCCGGCTCTGGGTGGCGGACGTGGGGCAGAACACGTGGGAAGAGGTCAACACCGTGGAGCGCGGCCGCAACTACGGGTGGGACGCGATGGAAGGGCCGCTCTGCTTTGCGTCTTCGTGCGAGGCGTTCGACGCACCGGTCTTTTCCTACCCCCACAATTTCGAGACAGGCGGCGTCTCCATCACCGGCGGGCTCGTCTACCGCGGCACGCGCGCGCCGGGCCTGGTGGGCCGCTACGTCGCCGTGGACCTCATCACGCACCGTCTCTGGTCGCTGGACGCCGACAATCCTGCCGACGTAATCGACCACGGCGTCGTGGCGGATAACGCGTGGATCGTGGCGTTTGGCGAAGGCACCGAAGGCGAGCTGTACGCCGTCTCGTACTCCCAGGGCCGCGTGCTGGACATCGGTGCGTGGGCGGCGACCGACGTTGAGGCTCCGCCCACATCCGAGCCTCTGGCGCTGCGCGTGGCGCCCAACCCGGCCCGCACCGCGGCTACGGTGGTGTGGGGCGCCTCCGGCTCGCCGGTCTGGAACGGCTCCAGCCACTTCGCGCGCGTGGACGTGATCGACGCGCTCGGGCGGACGGTGCAGACCCACGCGCCTCTGGCGCAGGCCGGGCGGCAGCTTCTGGACCTCGCGCCGCTGCCGCCGGGCGCCTACGCCGTCCGCGTGGCGCTCCCAGAAGGCACAGCCGTGACGCGGATCACCGTCGCGCGGTAGACGCAGCGCCAGAGGCCCCGCCTATCTTTGGCGCGGTCTCTCCCCGCTGCCGTGATTCGCCGCCTCCTCCTCGCCGCCGTTTTCCTCGTCTGCGCCTCTGGCGCGAGCGCCCAAGAGCGCCCTACGCTCACCATCGACCTCATCACGCAGGATCCCGCGACGTGGATCGGCGACTGGCCCGAGGCGCCCTACTGGACCGACCGCGGCGACCGCCTCTACTTCACGTGGAACCCGGCGGGCCGCTTTCCCGGCGACTCCCTCTTCTCCGCCGATCCCTCCGGCGGCGACCCCGTGCTCGTGAGCGCGCCAGAGGCCCGCGAGCTTCCGCCGGCGTACGGCGGCCTCTGGCGCGACCGCCTCGCGTACTCGCCTTCGGCCACCGAGCGCGTGTTCGAGCGCGGCGGCGACCTCTGGCGCTACATCATCGAGACGGACGAGATGCAGCGGCTCACGCGCACGACGGCCCGCGAAAGCGGCGCGCGGTACTCGCCCGACGGGCGCTCTATCGTCTACCGCGAGGGCGACGCGCTCTACGCGATGGATCTCGACTCGGGCAGCGGCGCGTCCTCTGGCGTCGTGCGCCAGCTCACGGACCTCCGCCGTGGGAACGAGCCTAAGGACAAAGCGCCGAGCGATCAGGACGCCTATCTCCGCAGCCAGCAGACGCGCCTGCTCGACGTGATCCGGCGTGGTGTGGAGCAGGACTCGCTCCGCCAAGCCGCCCGCGAGCGCGAGGACCGCGCCAGAGGCCTCCCGCCCACGCACTACGTCGGCGACGGGCGCATCGGCGACCTTCGGATCGACCCGACGGAGCGCTACGTCACGTTCACGCTCTCGCCCAGCGGCTCCAACCCGACCACGCGCATGGTGGACTACGTCACCGCCAGCGGCTACGCCGAGGAGATCACCGCCCGCGCCAAGGTTGGCGCCGAGCGGACGGCGAGCACGCTCTGGGTTCAGGACGTGGAGCGCGACAGCGTCTATAAGGTGGACCTCAGCACGCTGCCCGGCGCGTTCGTGGCCGCGGACTTTTTCCGCGAGAAGGGCCAGGAGACCGACTCCAGCCGCGTCGCCTTCGCCATCGGGCCGGACTGGAGCCCGGACGGGCGCTACGCCGTCGTCGAGGTCCGCACCATCGACAACAAGGACCGCTGGATCGCGCGGCTGGACCCCGCCTCTGGCGCGCTCACGGTTCTGGACCACCAGCGTGACGAGGCATGGATCGCCGGACCCGGCATCTCGTGGTGGGGCGGTGGCAGCGAGGGCGGGTGGCTCCCCGACGGCCGCACGTACTGGTACAAGAGCGAGGCGTCTGGTTGGAGCCACCTCCACACCGTGGACGTGGCCTCTGGCGAGACGCGGCAACTCACCTCTGGCGAGTGGGAAGTCGAGTCCGTGCAGCTCACCCGCGACGGCACGGCGTGGATCCTCCAGACCGGGGAGGCCTCCAATGCCGAGCGCCAGATCTACCGCATGCCTCTGGCGGGCGGCACGCGCCAGAGGATCACGCGCCAGCCCGGTCGCTACGACGCCGCGCTCTCGCCCGACGACCAGACCCTCGCGATGCTGTTCTCGACCGCGAACCAGCCGCCAGAGGTCATGGTCCGCTCGGCCTTCCCGGCTTCGCCAGAGGCCCGGACCGTCACCGACTCGCCGAGCAACGCGTGGCGTGCCTATCCATGGCGCGCGGCGGAGATCGTGGAGATCCCCGCGAGCGACGGCGCGGGCGTGCCGGCGCGGATCTACCGGCCGGAGAACCCCAACGGCGCGGCCGTCTTCTTTGTCCACGGCGCGGGCTACCTCCAGAACGCGCACAACTGGTGGAGCGGCTACTACCGCGAGTACCAGTTCCACAACATGCTCGCAGACGAGGGCTACGTCGTCCTCGATCTGGACTACCGCGCGAGCGCGGGCTACGGTCGCGACTGGCGCACGGCTGTCTACCGCCACATGGGCGGGCGCGACCTGCAGGACTACGTGGACGCGAGCCGGTGGGTCGGAAGCGAGTTCGGCATCGAGCCTGAGCGCGTCGCCATCTACGGCGGCTCCTACGGCGGCTTCCTGACGCTTATGGCGCTCTTTACCGAGCCCGAGCACTTCGGCAGCGGTGCCGCCATGCGGAGCGTGACGGACTGGGCGCACTACAACGACACGTACACCCGCAACATCCTGAACTCGCCGCTGGAGGACCCCGAGGCGTACCTCCGCTCCTCGCCCATCGAGTTCGCGGACGGGTTGGAGGACCCGCTCCTGATGACGCACGGGCTCGTGGACGACAACGTGCAGCCGCAAGACATCTTCCGCCTCTCGCAGCGCCTCATCGAGCTCGGCAAGCGCGATTGGGAGCTCGCCATCGCGCCCGTAGAGCCGCACGGCTACCGCGAGGCGAGTTCGTGGGCGGACAAGCTCCACCGCATCCACGACCTCATCGAGATGACGGTCGGCCCAGACGCGCCAGAGGCGGACACGGAGGGCTGAGCCTCTGGCGCGAGTGGCCTGCGCGGCTCTGGCGCCAGAGGCACTTCGGAGGGGACCGCACACGCGGCGCCGGCCTCTGGCGTTGAGCGCATCCCTCTCCTTACTGTGCCGTGCTTTCCCGCCTCGCTCTTCTTCCGCTCGTCGCTCTTGCCGGTTGCGGCGTGCTCACCGACTCCAGCTCTGTCCAGCGCGTAAGCGCGGAGGGTGCGGAGCTACTCGCGGTGGGCATAGGAGAGCGGGGGCAACTCCGAGCGGCCTTCCGCTACACCGGGGTCGCGCCAGAAGCGGGTTGCTACGCGCTTTCTGGCTACACGGTCAGCACTGGAACGCCTGGCAGCGCGGTGCGCAACGAGGCCCTCGTCAAAGACGTGCTCGTCCGTGGCTCCGATGACCCATGCCCGACGCGTTCGGCGCGTGTGATGATCGACTCCCTCGATGTTGCCCTCCCGTCCCCGCCTCCGGGGACCTACCGGTTTTTGTTCGAGCGCCGAGGCGAGGACCCGCTCTCCGTCACCGTCCGCGTCGCGGCCGATACCACCGTCGTCGGCACGTAGACCGCCTGAACCCAAGTGCCATCGGGACCAGCGTCGCGACTTCGTGACCTGCCTGACGGCACGAGGTCGCCGCGCTTCGCTCGCGATGACACCAGTCTGAGGACCCCGCGTGGAGCACCCCTCTGGCGCCAGAGGCGAACTTCGGCGCCCAACCCGCCTCTGGCGCCATGCCCGATCTCTACCCCCCCGCGCACACCTCCACGCTCGCGCACCCCGAGTGGACGCGCAGCGCGACGCTCTACCAGATCAACACGCGGCAGTTCACGCCAGAGGGCACGTTCCGAGCCGCGCAAGCGCACCTGCCCCGGTTGCAAACGCTCGGCGTGGACATCCTGTGGCTGATGCCCGTCCATCCCATCGGCGAGGCCGAGCGCAAGGGATCGCTCGGCAGCCCGTACGCCGTGCGTGACTACGAAGCCGTCAACCCGGAGTTCGGCACGCTGGAGGACCTGCGCGCGTTCGTAGACGAGGCGCACGCGCTCGGCATGCGCGTCATCCTGGACTGGGTGGCCAACCACACCGCCCCGGACCACCCATGGGTGCACGAGCACCCGGAGTGGTACGCCCGCGACGCCAGAGGCGCCCTCCGCCCGACGCCGTGGTGGGATTGGACCGACATCGTGGACCTCGACTACCGCCAGCCCGGCCTCTGGCGCGCCATGACCGACGCGATGGCGTTCTGGCTCCGCGAAGCCGACATCGACGGCTTCCGATGCGACGTGGCCGGCTTCGTGCCGACGCCGTTCTGGGAGCGGGCCCGCGCCGAACTGGACGCCATCAAACCCGTCTTCATGCTCGCCGAGTGGCAGGCCCGCGACCTCCACGCCCGCGCCTTTGACGCGACGTACGCGTGGGACTGGTACGACGCCATGCACGCCGTCGCCTCTGGCGCCCAAGACGTGAGCGCTCTCTTCAAGGTCTACGCCGAGAACCAGGGCTCGTACCCGCCAGAGGCCCAGCGCATGACGTTCGTGAGCAACCACGACAAAAACGCCTGGGACGGGACCATGTGGGAGCAGTTTGGCGACGCGCTGAACGCGGCGATCGTGCTCTCCGTAGTAGGGGAGGGGATGCCACTGCTCTACAACGGGCAAGAGGCCGGCAACGACCGCCGGCTGGCCTTCTTCGACCGCGACCCGATCCTCTGGCGCGAGCACCCCATCGACGACCTGTACCGGCGCCTTTTCGCGCTCAAGCACGACGCGCCGGCGCTCCACAACGCGCCGTGGGGCGGCCGGATGGTCCGCGTCCCCAACAACGACGAGGCGCACGTGCTCAGCTTTGTCCGCGAGGCCGAGGGGAGCGTCGTCTTCGCGGCGTTCAACTTCTCGGCAGAGGCTCGCGCGGTCGCGTTCCGGGACGCGCTGCACCACGGGACGTACCGCGTGGCCCCGTTGGCGGCGGGCGAGCAACTCGGCGTGACGAAGACGTTCGGGGCCGAGACGCACCTCGAGATGGCGCCGTGGAGCGCCCGCGTGTTCCTGCGGTAGCCCTTGGCGGCGCGGTCCGCGACCGGGCCGGAGGGACCTCCGTACGCGCTGAGGCATGCGCGGCGGCATTCGGCATGCTTGGTCCGGATGCCGCGCTAAAGGCCCGTGAAGCACCTTGACGGGTGGGGGGTGTAACCCTATCATGACCGAGCACTGAAAGCGCTTTCATTCCCGCTTTCACCGCGGCCCTACGGACCTTTGAGCGTCACCATCTACGACATCGCCGACCACGCGGACGTGTCCATCGCGACCGTCTCCCGCGTGTTCAACGACCACCCGCGCGTCTCGGACTCGACGCGTGAACGGGTGTTCGACGTCGCGACGCGGTTGGGGTACGAGCCGCACGCGAGCGCGCAGAGCCTCGCCCGGAAAAACACCCGGATCGTCTCGGCCGTCGTGCCGATGATGACCTCGTTTTTCTTCATGGAGGTGCTCCGCGGGCTCCAAGACCGCCTGGACGAAAGCGACTACGACCTGCTCGTCTACGCCGCCCGCACGCTGGGCCGCGTGGACGGCCAACTCGGCCGGGCGCTCCAGCGGGGCCGCTCGGACGGGATGATCCTCGTGTCCACGCCCGTCTCCGGAGACCGCGCGCGCCGCCTCGCCTCCAGCCGCAACCCCGTCGTCCTCGTGGACTCCTACCACGAAGACCTCGACTCCGTCTCCGTCGACAACGTCACCGGCGGCGCCGAAGCCGTCCGTCACCTCCTCGACCGCGGCCACGAGCGCATCGGCCTGATCCTGCCTCTGGCGGAGTCCGTGCCGGCGCAAGACCGCCGTGCGGGCGTGGAGCAGGAACTCGCCGCCAGAGGCCGCGCGCTCGACCCGCGCCACGTCGTCGTGGCGGAGTGGGACCACGAGCAGCACGGCTACACCCGCTACGCGGGCTACCGCGGCATGCAGAAGCTCCTAGAGCTCCCGCCAGAGGCCCGCCCCACGGCCGTGTTCGCCGCCGCCGACGTCATGGCCCTCGGCGCGCTCCGCGCCGCGCGAGAGGCCGGCCTCTCCGTCCCCGGCGATCTCGAGGTCGTTGGCTTCGACGACGTCGCCTCTAGCGCGTACGTCGGCCTGACCACGCTCCGCCAGCCCATGGTGGAGATGGGCACGCTCGCCACCGAACTGCTGCTGCGCCGCATGAGCGAGCCCGACACGCCTCCTTCCCACACCGTCTTTGTGCCCCGCCTCGTCGTCCGTGAGACGACGGGAGGGCCCGTTTCTGAGACCGCCTGACCCCGGGCTCCCCTAGGATGTCGCTACCCCTCTCTCGTTTCCTCCTGCCTCTGGCGCTCGCCCTCGGGCTCAGCGCCGCGGCCAGCGCCCAGACCGGAAAGGTCGCCGGGCGCGTCACCGACGCGGCCACAGGCGAGACCATCCCTGGCGTCAACGTGCTCATTGAGGGCACGGGACAGGGCGCCGCGACGAACCTGGACGGCGAGTACGTCATCATCGGCGTCCGGCCGGACTCGTACACGATCTCGTTCTCGTTTATCGGCTACCAGACCACGCGCGTCGAGAACGCCCGCGTCCGGATCGACCTCACGACGGACATCGACGTGGAACTGCAGGAGGAGACCGCCGACCTGGGCGGCGAAGTCGTCGTCGAGGCCACGCGCGCGCTGTTCGAGCGCGACGTAACGGCGACGACCGCGTTCGTCTCCGGCGATGAGATCCGCGCGATCCCCGTCGAGAACTTCGCCGACGTGATCGAACTCCAGGCCGGTGTCGTGGAAGAAGGCGGCCAACTCCACTTCCGCGGCGGCCGCGGCGGCGAGGTCGGCTACTGGATCGACGGCGTGCCCGTGACCGACGTGTACGACGGCGGCCTCGCGCTGGAGATCGAGAACAACTCCGTCCAGGAGCTCCAGGTCGTGACCGGCGCCTTTAACGCGGAGTACGGGCAGGCCCTCTCCGGCATCGTCAACGTCGTCACGCGTGACGGCTCCGACGACTTCGAGGCCCAGATCTCCGGCTTCGCCGGGGACTACGCCGCAGGCTCCGGGGCCTCTGGCGTGAACTCGCTCAACGTCTTCCCCGGAACGGGCGTCAGCGACTTCGGGACCGGCATCCGCAACCTCGAAGGCACGCTCTCCGGCCCCATCCTTCCGTCTAAGGTCTTCTTCTTCGCCAGCGGCCGCTACTTCGGCAACGATGGGTGGGTCAACGGCGAGGACCGGTACCGTTTCGAGGACATCGGATTCGCGCCCGGCGGCGCCATCGTCCTCCGCGATACGCTCGGGAGCGGCACGCGCGAGATGGTCTCGCTCAACCCCTACGAGAAGGTGTCCGGACAGGTCAAGCTGACCGCCAACCTGTTCTCCGGCATCCGCCTTTCCGCCAACCTCCTCGCGTCGCAAGAGGACTTCCGCGACGGCAGCTTTTTCTACTACTACATGCCTGAGGGCCGCCGCAACAACGACCGGCGCGCCCGCACGGGCATCCTGAAGTGGACGCACCTGCTCTCGAACACGACGTTCTACGAGATCGGCCTGACGAACAACTACACCACATTCGATAGCTACCTCTTCGAGAACCCGCTGGACGAGCGCTACCGTGACAACGACTTCATCGGCGTCGCGCCGAACAACATCACGTCCGGGTTCGCCGCTGGAGGGACCGACAACGGCCGCTTTTCGCGCTCCACGGACACGTGGCTCGCGAAGCTGGACATCCAGAGCCAGGTCAGTAAGTCGCACCTCGTCAAGACTGGCATCGAGGCCCGCTTCCACCAACTGCGGGCGCAGGACGAGTTCACGCTTGTCGAGCAGACGACGCAGCTGGGGGAAGAGGTGGTGTCGCGGCGTGACCTGCTGCTCAACAACCGCTATGACCGCCGCCCGACGGAGTTCGCGGCCTACATCCAGGACAAGATTGAGGTCGGTGGCCTCGTCGTGAACGCCGGTGTCCGGTTTGATTACTTCGACTCCAACGGCGTCCTCTTCGGCGATCCGCGCGATCCGGTCACGGTCTTCCCGAGCCTCCGCCAGTGCGCCGAGGTCATCGAGTTGCAGTGCACCACGGATGGCAACAACCAGCCCATCCTGCGCGGCGACGCGCCAGAGGAGCGGTTCATCCCAGAGGAGTACTTCGTCGACGCCGAGCCCACGTGGCAGTTCAGCCCCCGTCTGGGCGTCGCGTTCCCGATCTCGTCCACGGGCGTGTTCCACTTCTCGTACGGGCAGTTCTTCCAGATCCCGAACTTCGAGCTGCTCTACCAGAACCCGTTCTTCCAGCTCAGCTCAGAGGGCTCGGGCCTGATCGGACTGATCGGCAACGCGAACCTCAAGCCCGAGCAGACCATCAACGGCGAGATCGGCCTCAAGCAGTCGCTCACCGCGTCGACAGCCGTCGAGCTGACGGCGTACTACCGCGACATCCGCAACCTCGCGGGCTCTGCGACGGACCCGATCGTTATCCGCGGCTCCTCGGCCCGCTACGGCCAACTCGTCAACTCCGACTTCGGCCTCGTCCGCGGCGTCGTCTTCCGCTTCGATCAGCGCATCGGCCGCGATCTCTTCGCCGGGTTCGACTACACCTACCAGGTGGCCCGCGCCAACGCGAGCGACCCGAGCCAGGTGTACAACGCCGCAGCGGCGCAGGTCGGCCTAGAGCAGGTCATCGTGCCCACCAACTGGGATCAGCGCCACACCGTCAACGGCAGCCTCACCTACAGCAACAGCGCCTACAACGCGGGCTTCGGGCTTCTGGCGAGCTACGGCTCTGGCCTTCCGTACACGCCGACGATCAACACCGCCATCGGCGGTGGCTCCGAGGCGCCCACGACGATCCCGCTCAACAGCGAGCTCCGCCCGTCCACGCTCAACGTGAACCTGAGCGCCTACAAGGGCCTCAACCTCGGCGGCGCCACCTTCCAGGTCTTTGGCAAGGTGGAAAACCTCTTCGACAACCGCGACGAGGTCAACGTCTTCTCCGACACGGGCCGCGCCACCTACTCCCTGGAGCAGGCCCGCGCACGGACGCAGTTCGCGGGTGACCCCCTGGTGCTAGAGCGCGCCTACACCCGCCCGGATTTCTTCAGCCAGCCCCGTCGGGTGACCCTCGGCCTCCGCCTGGGCATTTAGACGACTATGCACAGAGGTGTGACCTATGTGTGGTCGCCTCTCTGCGGTACACTACCCGACTTCGCGGTTTCACCGTCTCCGATGATTCGAGCTCTCTCTTTCTCTCTCCTCGCCGCTCTCGCCGTGGTCGCGGGGCCTCTGGCGCCAGAGGCCTCGGCGCAGTCACGCGATGACCTCCCGGACTTCCTCTTCGACCCGGCGTACTACTCGTCGAAGGTGTACGAGAAGAAGGCGGACGTGGACGGCAACGAGGTCGTCATCACGGTCTTCAACTACGGCCTCCTTGGAGGCGTGGGCGAGGTCCGTGGAGAGTGGCCCAAGGGGTCGGACGACACGTACGTCGGCGACGTGCTGCCGATCATCGTCTCGGAGGTGCCCGTAGACACCGACGGTGACGGCGTGGCGGACGACCTGGTGCGGCACGTGTCGACCACGCGTGGGCCTGGCAACCGTGGCATCCCGACCAACCCCGACAACCCCTCGGACGCGTGGACGTTTGAGCCCAAGCCGGGCTTTGCGTCCAACCGCGTGCGCGAGGACACGAACGAGGAGAACGACCGCCTCGCGCTCTCCACCGACCCGCAGTCTTGGCCCAACTTCTGGCCGGACCAGCCAACGTGGATCGACCCCACGACGGGCCGCGCGCAGTGGAACGGCTTCTTCGGGCGCAACCAGTTCTCGGCCGACCTGGAGAGCTACTTCTGGGCGGACGACACGAACGACCGGGAGATCCAGACCGAGTACCCGGGCTTCACTCCCGACCCCGCGCGGCCCAACCGCGGCGGCCTCGGTTTGGAGCTGAAAGTCCGGAGCCTGCAGTGGAGTCAGTTCCTTGCGCAGGACGCCATCTTCTGGCTCTACGAGGTGACGAACACCTCGCAGATCACCTACCCCCGCGTCGCCGTAGGCCTCACCGTCGGCACGCTCGCCGGTGGCGACGGCGACTCGCAGGACGACCTCGCGTTCTTCGACCAGGCCAACCGCATCGTTTACTCCTGGGACAACGACAACTCCGGCAACGAGAGCCAGCCGGTCGGGTACGTGGGCTACGGGTTCCTGGAGAGCCCGGGCAACTCCGAGAACGGCATCGACGATGATGGCGACGGCGACCCCTCCACGCCTCAGGGCCGCGACGTGGACGGCAACCCCATCACCGACCTCACGCGCGTCGGCTCCGACAACACGTTCCAGCAGTCCGACTTCCAGCCCCGCACGCTGGCTTCTGGCGACCCGCTCGTGCTCATCGACGAGGCCACAGGCCGCCGCTCGATCCAGTACGTGCCCGCCAGCGGCTCCATCACAGTTGAAAGCCAGGGCCGGAGCTATACCGTGCGGGCCGGCGACGTGGTTCAGGAAGTGCAGACGCAGATCCAGGGCCAGAACCCGAGCATCCCGCCGGTAACGGTCACGGAGAAGAACCTGATCGACGACGACCTCGACGGCATCATCGACGAGGACGTGACGCTGCACTTCGAGCGCCGCGCGCAGGCGTTCGGTGGCGGCGTGGTGACGCTCCCGGCGCTGAAGTACAAGAACTACGTGGGCTTCGCCCGCGCCATTCAGGGCCGCGCGCCGACCGAGGCGGACTCCACGACGTACGGCCTCCGCAACCTCCTCATTGACGAGTCTCGCGCTAACGGTGTGGACGAGGACGGCGACTGGAACCCCGCGACCGACGACGTCGGCGCGGACGGCCAGCCTGGGACCGGTGATCAGGGCGAGGGCAACGGCCGCGCGGATTCCGGCGAGCCCAACTTCGACGACCTCGACGTGACCGAGTCCGACCAGGTCGGCCTCTCGTCGTTCTTCTACTTCTTCCCCTCCAACGCCTTCCCGCTCACCGACGACGAGCGGGTCTGGGACGGCATGACGCCGGGCTTCTTCACGACCAACGAAGAGCTCCAGCTCCAGCAGCAGACCGGTGGCGTGGACGGCGACTTCGTGTTCGGCAGCGGGTACTTCTCGCTGGAGCCCGGCGAGACGCTCCGCTTCTCGATGGCGCTCGTCTTCGGCGACGACCTGGAGGACATCACGACCAACACGCAGACGATCCAGGAGATCTACAACCGGAACTACCAGTTCGCGCGTCCGCCGGACCGCCCGACGCTCCGCGCCGTCGGCGGGGACGGGCAGGTCACCCTCTACTGGGACTCCATCGCGGAACAGAGCTTCGACCCCGCGCTGGGTGAGTTCGACTTCGAGGGCTACCGCCTGTACAAGTCCACGGACCCCAACTTCCAGGACGTGGAGTTCGTGACGGACGCCTTTGGCAACGCGGCCACCCGCGTCCCGTTCGTGCAGTTCGACCGCGCCGACGGCATCCGCGGCATCTACACCTCCAACGACCCCCGCACCCGCGGCGTGGGCTTCAACCTGGGGACGGACACCGGCCTGCGGTACTCGTACGTGGACACGGACGTGAACAACGGGCAGACGTACTACT carries:
- a CDS encoding outer membrane beta-barrel protein; amino-acid sequence: MRRLLTLAVLFAAGSVASGAHAQVGVDFTLGPVVSWPGDVQGFTFDPDDPEIDPSQMQTYEFKPTVGFEAGLGLIVMPKNVGVRLGVHYLNTSAVFDEQGGSFERDAFEANFVTLQADLRVGKRVGPATLYAFGGPELRFLVDLSDEDVTFASVRETSELLSTAAKFGAGVTLNVFGTKFGPKVSYALGLSDVESGDVIVDNGTDEIALRLPDGYGLDTLLFGIVIGGR
- a CDS encoding PQQ-dependent sugar dehydrogenase, with protein sequence MIRLLFALLLASGARGGLAQPLPDAFPALPGFTQPIDIVAAPEAGRLWVAERDGEIWAFDEDPASASLSMVADLRGRIGPLAQDGGLQSVAVHPSDEWLAAYMVLRSGGAFESAVVRYAIRADGTLDLASEREILRVPQPTGLHNGGKILWGPDGMLYVPLGDGGLAEGLSANSQDRTTLLGSVLRLEVPLAPEAEGYTVPVDNPFVGNAEGWREEIWAWGLRNPWRSSFDASGRLWVADVGQNTWEEVNTVERGRNYGWDAMEGPLCFASSCEAFDAPVFSYPHNFETGGVSITGGLVYRGTRAPGLVGRYVAVDLITHRLWSLDADNPADVIDHGVVADNAWIVAFGEGTEGELYAVSYSQGRVLDIGAWAATDVEAPPTSEPLALRVAPNPARTAATVVWGASGSPVWNGSSHFARVDVIDALGRTVQTHAPLAQAGRQLLDLAPLPPGAYAVRVALPEGTAVTRITVAR
- a CDS encoding prolyl oligopeptidase family serine peptidase; this translates as MIRRLLLAAVFLVCASGASAQERPTLTIDLITQDPATWIGDWPEAPYWTDRGDRLYFTWNPAGRFPGDSLFSADPSGGDPVLVSAPEARELPPAYGGLWRDRLAYSPSATERVFERGGDLWRYIIETDEMQRLTRTTARESGARYSPDGRSIVYREGDALYAMDLDSGSGASSGVVRQLTDLRRGNEPKDKAPSDQDAYLRSQQTRLLDVIRRGVEQDSLRQAAREREDRARGLPPTHYVGDGRIGDLRIDPTERYVTFTLSPSGSNPTTRMVDYVTASGYAEEITARAKVGAERTASTLWVQDVERDSVYKVDLSTLPGAFVAADFFREKGQETDSSRVAFAIGPDWSPDGRYAVVEVRTIDNKDRWIARLDPASGALTVLDHQRDEAWIAGPGISWWGGGSEGGWLPDGRTYWYKSEASGWSHLHTVDVASGETRQLTSGEWEVESVQLTRDGTAWILQTGEASNAERQIYRMPLAGGTRQRITRQPGRYDAALSPDDQTLAMLFSTANQPPEVMVRSAFPASPEARTVTDSPSNAWRAYPWRAAEIVEIPASDGAGVPARIYRPENPNGAAVFFVHGAGYLQNAHNWWSGYYREYQFHNMLADEGYVVLDLDYRASAGYGRDWRTAVYRHMGGRDLQDYVDASRWVGSEFGIEPERVAIYGGSYGGFLTLMALFTEPEHFGSGAAMRSVTDWAHYNDTYTRNILNSPLEDPEAYLRSSPIEFADGLEDPLLMTHGLVDDNVQPQDIFRLSQRLIELGKRDWELAIAPVEPHGYREASSWADKLHRIHDLIEMTVGPDAPEADTEG
- a CDS encoding alpha-amylase family glycosyl hydrolase, which translates into the protein MPDLYPPAHTSTLAHPEWTRSATLYQINTRQFTPEGTFRAAQAHLPRLQTLGVDILWLMPVHPIGEAERKGSLGSPYAVRDYEAVNPEFGTLEDLRAFVDEAHALGMRVILDWVANHTAPDHPWVHEHPEWYARDARGALRPTPWWDWTDIVDLDYRQPGLWRAMTDAMAFWLREADIDGFRCDVAGFVPTPFWERARAELDAIKPVFMLAEWQARDLHARAFDATYAWDWYDAMHAVASGAQDVSALFKVYAENQGSYPPEAQRMTFVSNHDKNAWDGTMWEQFGDALNAAIVLSVVGEGMPLLYNGQEAGNDRRLAFFDRDPILWREHPIDDLYRRLFALKHDAPALHNAPWGGRMVRVPNNDEAHVLSFVREAEGSVVFAAFNFSAEARAVAFRDALHHGTYRVAPLAAGEQLGVTKTFGAETHLEMAPWSARVFLR